aagctacgatggcctaagaacaagagtttatacgatataGTTCAATGGgatcattgttttcaaatgggGGTAAATATCAATATGTATACTTtgaatattttgccttttacATCCCTTAAAGTGCAcacaaattcaaatatttttcgtctacaatattaatatccccaccaaaagcaacttcgttcccagggcttttcatcGGCgatgaaaagccctgggaacgaggttgcaccaaaagcaaacatatTTTTGCATTGTTACCTCGCAATTTAGCTTTTTGCCTTCCGGAcaagacgcgcaaagttatcaaaactagacTGTAATTTGGACACACGACGGTCATGTGGGTCTGTTCTCgacttgacgtcacaaactacttgcaatgcaaaatttctttgaaaacagggaTGTAGAGCAGTTTGTAACGTAAAATCTAGAATGACGTGGCAAAGTGTATTcatatattcatgtataataataataatgactttaTCCTGTAAAAGACCGgctgtatatccatgtacagccatgcatatccatgtatatccatgtacagccgtGTATTATCAAATATATTATGCATTGTAATTAATAAGTtggctcctcatcatcattTTCAGCTGGGTTTCTTATCACACACGACCCCACAACTACTAACGCGTATTAATAAACGTTCTTTACCCCACTTCTCGTCTAGTCTAAAGATATAGACAATTCAAATTGCCGCCTTTCCTTAAGCCGGCAGTTTCATAAggaactgaaatcaacaataacTTGTTTACAGGGCTTTTAACTTAAATATTGTACACGCGTGTGGAATCATTTCTGAAACATTTGgaggaaaattgaaatttggaaaggaactttatttaagtgtctagtcgttctagcgctatttggggacactgtaaactgaaatcaacaataaaagcaaatcaagtcgaatgttttttttagtagccaatgaaaaatggtgtactgtcgaactttcccagatctcacatttccagtgacagagtgagatctgggtacgagagtACCCCAGAGCTGCTCAGtgcggaaacgaaacactacttagtttttttttttgtttcctcagaaacgttacgtatctattttgatttcaggataaaatatttacacagtgaggtcAGGAGCTCACGAGCTTCTGGTGAGGTGTAGTGACCAATTAAACTAGAGTTTGTAATGGCTGTTACtacagttgagcccacgtcTCAGCGGTGTTAATTTCAGAAGGCACGAAAACGAGGTTTTCGGGACAAAACAAGAATTTCTTATTCTCGACTGTTTTCTTCGCTTTTTTTCCCGAGTAATTTGAGATTTTCTGGCCTCATTTTATCGTGGACAGTATGGAAAGGCACTGTATAGCAGCATATGGATGTGTTTGTAGGCGCCGAGGTAGTGTTACGGTGTCAGAACAGAGACTGATCATGATATTTCGGCTGGTCTCTCATATACCGGAGCCGAAGTAATTAatgtccatgaaacaaaagaataaagcAAACATAACAATACATAATTAGCAAGGCTTAATCGGAACAtaagtccggtatatgaaaagTCTACTCGATATTTTAACACGCACAGTTTATTTCGGAATTTCCTGGAACTTGCTGTAGCAATAAAGAACTTGAACTCTTCAATGCGAAACAGGAAATAGAAGTTAATGAAAGTTAATTCCGTAAGCCCTGTGGCTGAGTGTTCTTGTGCATTCTTACGTCTTCTTATGTGGTTCGAACGTAGCTTGAACATACAATGAACAGAAAAGTACCAAAATAACATTCTAAACTGTCATCTGAGGCTAATCACGCGATAAAGGAAAATCGAATAAAGAACAAATAAAAGGTGCATCTCGGAGGAACTTTAACGATAAAACAGAAATGTTACTCTACACAAAACTGTAAGATTCTGAACTTATTTATCTCTGATGATTCCTTAGAATTTTGAGTAGTCTCAGGTATATCAAGGACTGGGCCATCTAATCCGTAGTCAAAAAGTGAGGGggtgggtaatcttgaaaatgGTTCACACAGTTTGGACAAAACTTGGTGGCAGGTTACATCCCCACTTAACAGATTTTTAagatttttgttttacttgaaATATGTCACGTGACCAAATAACAGACCACTTCCgatttaattttgaaagattCTGCAGACAGGGAAAAACGTTgctttatcaatttttgttctGTAGTTTTACTACCTACCCAAGAACCGTACCCAATGTAATTGGAACGGTTGTCAAACCATGCTGTTTAAGTAGCATGTATAAAGTTACATTAGTGACAGTTctttggtcacgtgacttggACATGCATTTCGATTACATTGGGTATGGTACTTGGGTAAGTAGTAAGACTGCAATAAACTGTTGATAAAGTGCCGTCCTTCCCCGTCTGCAGAAGACTTAAAACCTAAACCGGGAGTGGGCTGTTAATTGGTCACGTCATTGGGTGCCATGGCAACAACACTCATAACTAAACTTACTTTGGGCAGTCGTTTACCATGACTGAGCTAGAACCCTTTTGCACGCTTGTTTCTCCAGATAGACTACTCCTGGAAGTTTTACACTAGTTAAAAACTGACCCACTCCTTAATATACCTGAGATGAGAGATGATCTCTTGCTTTGAGACCATAAAAGGACTGAGTCGTGCTGTGAGGGCTAGGTATCATTGAGTtacttttaaagaaaaataacgaATTATTTGAGTACATGCAAGAAACGTGAGACCTCTCACGAAGCCATATATACATTATTGGGCGTGCGAAAACCTAACAGCAGTGTTAAAGTAACAACCCCAAATGTGCGAAACTATTGAGGGAAGCTTCCATTCATCAGCTgtagtttctcttcttctgaGAAAAACGATAATTCTGGATAGGAGCTCATAATATTTTTCGTATTTCGCGCGCTAAGTCTCTTACTCTTCTCTCAATCAATCGGATGTTAACCCGAAAGTCTCGCTTCCGCGAGCTCTAAAACGGACACTGCTGAAACCGTGAATACCTAAACATCCAAAAGCAATTTGtgcctgatttcaagccgaAGGGGACCAGATACGAGTCTATAAAATATAAGACAACTATTGATCCACATAGTCAGAAAGAGCACACCAAGATTTACAAAATCCCAAAGTTTGGTGTTAATCGGGATAATTTTGACTAAGATACAACCATTTAAATACGACAAAATTTGTCAAAATAGACAAAATTTTGACGTTTTAAAATGGCTGTATCTCGCTTAATATTCGGTCTATTAACACGAAACTTAGGGATTTTGTAAAGCTAGTCGCACACTTTCTGATTTTGTGGatcaattcttggatttcacatgacgtcacggccgccatgttggtgtcccctaacaatgaaatggcggccatgttggtgtcccgatccaatcctcctggaattgaaagctattgttataataacgtcttcttttgtcttcgttgaaaaacatggctgttgatcacgtgagtgaaacccaagaatagttGCTAATTCCATAATTTGCAGACTTGTACCTTGTCCCCCTCGTCTTGGAATCAGGCAATTAACATATAGCAAGATATAAAGCAATGGAAATGGATCAGAAATAAAAAGCTTAGGCTACCTGAATGATTTGGGGTTAGACTGAAGCGATAgactgttgaaaaatccaaagttatCGCTTTCCATGCTAATTAGTAATGTAAACCATTGTAAGCATATTGAGAATAAACATATTTTATCTTGTCTCCCGCCCTtaccggaaacgaaacactatttctttttttaaatagctCCTGGTTGAAAtagcttcttgtttgtaaataattgttgcataaattaaatttgatcaaGAACGCAAAAATTCACCTAAAGGCGCAGTAAATAAGCTTCAGGAAATGCTGTCGTTTTCATCAAAGCGGGGACACATAAGgggaaaacatgttctttgaagtttgagtttggcagcCGTTAAGCAAACAGTTGAGACTTTTGCGCGCTATAGTTCAAAagtatttgaagcatactttatcAGATTAGGGTCAATTTCCTAGAAAAACTCTTCGGTGTCCAGTCTTGCCGCCATTCTAAGAAAACTTGCATGAACATCTCTCAAACTTCGAAtgattgaagacaaaacttATCACGTTTGCAGCCATGGTTTCAGTGTTGAACATAACACTACAGTTTGTAAAATCttggaaatacagctcactttgatacgGTTCgacgaagtccattactcgtcggttttaagattccagatattcaaTGATTTTTCACTGTCTGTCTTGTTTAACCAATTGACGTTctattcttgagctccataagggtgtaTTTTGTTAAAAGacccactaaaacgccattcgcctTACAATGaattcgacgccattgcaggttaattaaacacTCCATTGTGTCCAcgggataaaatctacgcatttctactaccccctgaaacccaGCTACCAAAACTAAGCAGAGAAGACTCTACACACAaacggaaaaaaagaataaataaaaaacgGACAAATTCAACTCATATTATGAttggaaaggttacgtttatacaaacgttggccgtgtagcactatattttaaacagagttaactgaacagaatgtaatgtgaagtgctagatttctatcccatatgaaccatgtgagcgttagccctactgatggaaatgggcccacacaaggacagagaaaaactctgaccagggtgggaattgaacccacgaccttcgggttagatctccgccgctctaccgactgagctacaaggtcagacgggagcaggccgtgggaactgaagatgttaaagtcacggcaatgaagatgtacaagtacaagggaaggttacgtttatacaaacgttggccgtgtagcactgtcccaccctggtcagagtttttctctgtaattgtgtgggcccatttccatcagtagggctaacgctcacatggttcatatgggatagaaatctagcacttcacattacattctgttcagttaactctgtttaaaatatagtGCTACACgtccaacgtttgtataaacgtaactttttcttgtacttgtacatcttcattgccgtgactttaacatcttcagttcccacggcctgctcccgtctgaccttgtagctcagtcggtagagcggcggagatctaacccgaaggtcgtgggttcaattcccaccctggtcagagtttttctctgtccttgtgtgggcccatttccatcagtagggctaacgctcacatggttcatatgggatagaaatctagcacttcacattacattctgtTCAGTTAACTCATATTATGAttggattgcctatggcaacccagtaaaaaaagaaaggatattGCTAAAAGATATGTGAGGAAAAAGCTCCAAATCATAAGctcctattttaaaaaaagccgACGGCGATATCATTACGATTTCCTGGTATTTTAAGCTGTAACTCGGCCACAGTTTCATAGCAGGGTCCTATTGTCTCAAAATGAAGCATtgcaaacaccaaaaaatgacaCTCAGTCAAAACTGACAATTATGTGGTGACACtgtatgggaagatttcaccgtcccacgtttttttttttcagaaaaagacTGTCACAATATATCAGTGTTGGTTTTGACGCTCAAAAAAATGCCTCATATCCTTTCCGCGTAGTAATGGCAAATGTTATATGTGAGAAATCTGTGATGGGTATACTCAAAATACCCTGGCAAAacttcgtcttgatatgatgaCCCAGCTATATCTAAGAACAGAATACGCTTatttgtctgaaaaaaaaaatgacgagAAACTACTTCGGGCTTCTTTAAGATGAAACAATGGGTACTTAATTCTCTAACACATGTGATAGAGTCGTGAAAATCAAAACGAAGTTTCGTGAATGCAGATGCTTGTTTAAAGAAGATTTAATATGAACCACAAAGATACCAAAAAAGACTCTTTAGTTAAACATTAATGTTAGCTGACTTGGTCTTTGTCATAGCTATCAAATGTGTGGTTTGTAAAAATGGAACTCACTTTCAGTGACCTTATATTGTTCACCAGCACACCGGCGATAGGCAAGCCGTATCGTGTCAGAAAACATGTTCCCTGCAAACGAAGTTACTCTTGGTGCCTAAGGCTTTTTTTGCGCGTCTATCGCTTCACGGACTTCGCCCACGCAAACTAAATACTGTTGATatccaaaaaagagaaagaaaatgcttgaaataagagagagagagaaagaacatgatgttacaaaataaagtagATGAAAGTCAGTGAAAGAAAgaacaattttgaaaaacagaaGTAAGCTACTGAACAACAAACTAGGAGAATTCGTTGAACTAAAAGGTGTTTATCAAAATACAACGCATACTTGTTCTAAGAAAGCAGAAACAAACAACAGTAACAAGCCTCATTTGCTATGAACTAATCTTTAGCGTGTTATAGTTAGATTTAGTTCTGATAAGAACGATTTCAACCttgcttgattttctttttactttaagGCTTGGTTTACTCGAAGGAGGCGTCGAGAAACACGAGAAACATACACAGACGTATTAACTTGTTACTAATTACCGTTTTTTGTCCAAACAAAAGGTAGCAATGATTAAAACGCTACTAAGTTTGTGCGTTCTGCTGGTGCTTATTCTTGTGTCGCGGCGttaaatcaaataaattagTATCGTGAATAATTAGGCCAAGGAAGTTGAAGTCGTTTCAACAGGATTTcgtcttgaaaaaaaaaacacttacgACTTCGCTAATCTCTGAAATTAAGGCAAGGGTTGTGGAATTGTTCAGGTTATTTTTAAGTGATATTTGTTTTGTACTACGGCGCCTCGTTTTTGCAAATACAACACTTCTGCCACACAATGCACGTGTCAGTTGCAGACATTTAACTTTGTTGGAGgacaaaaaaaacctttattctttaatttttgaaaaaacaaacgaCATCTTGCGTGCGGAAATTAACCCCGAAAAAGCGCTTGATCGAAAGCAATACTTGGACGTTGCAGTCGCTGTTGGAAGATGGTGTGTCATTGACAAGTTCAACGATTGCTAGTGTGGTTGTTATGTGAACAGTTATGAAACTGTGCAGCATGAGATTTACATCAGGAGTCCAACGACGATTTCATTTGCGAGGTTAGTGTCAATCAAATCGAAAACAGGGTAAATCAACAAAGACGTACTGAGGGACACATCTTCTGTTGACGAAGTTAAATCGAGTTAAGTCAGCCACCGCGAATCGGCTTAAGAAACAATTGTGGTTAATTGAAAGCAAGTATCCGCTGGTTCAATGGTGTGCTCGAAGGCAGataacaaaaatcaaattagCATGAACAGTTCTACTAATGAAAGGGAAAGCATACGGCCACTAATACAAATACTGACACCTGATGGAGAGACGATTAAGATGAGTATGCGAGAGAACACAGTGATACGGAGAGTCAAGAGTGACTGCGAACTTCTCTGTGGCATCCCCTCCGATCTACTCGTTATTCAACTTCAAGACAGGGACCTCCGTAACGATGACACCCTCTCTAGCCTAAATATCACCGAGGGTTGTACTTTAAAGCTAACAGTGCCGCAATGGTGGCAAAAATTTATATCTACATGTTACAAAGGCGACACGAACCAACTGCGCAAGAGAATTCACGTTAAAATGAGTGAGATTTCGCGAGAAGAGAGGAGTTTTACTGCAGCTTTTATCGCTTCGGTTAAAGGAAATCACAGTCTTATGTTTTCAGCGTTTGCCGGTCGAAAGATAAACCTGCTTAACAAGACAAAGTTGAGTGGGAGAAATTTGCTTCACGCCGCGGTTTATGGAGGCAGTACCAGTTGCGTGGCGAATATCTTGATGAATGGTGGCAACGCGTTGTTAGATGCGCCAGATGAAAAAGGGGAGACGCCGGTGGGCATGGCTGAAAGGATTTACGGAATAGATGGAGACATGGTGAAATTTTTGAACATTTATCTCGAACTTCATAGGCGCGAAACGAATCAGTCTGGCGATTCAAAGTGTTTCTGGGACAACCTCGAGAAACACAATGACAACTCTGGCGAAAAAAGCACGAATAATGAGAGCAGAAATGACGATGGATGCGATTCTTCCTCGACTGAAAATGGGATCCATTATCGCGGAGACCAAACTCTCGAACAAGGTGAACTTATGCGCCCAAATTTCGAGGCAAAAGAAATCTTAACCAATCAAAGTGATCAAAGTTTTTCGACGGTTAGCAAAATAAACGTCGAAGATTATGAAGCCAGAACGTGTGACAACGCGTTGGTTAACGTGAACGATGAAAATGTGATGAATACAAGTGGTAGCGAACTATGTAATGCCCACGCAAGCGATACAGGATACTACAGCAGTGGAAGCCACAGTATCGTAAAAGATGGTACTAAGATAATTTGGAATGAAGATTTGTTTACACAGAAAAATGCGCATTCATCGGAGTCAGAAATAATTGAAGAAGTGTTTTATTCAGGAGAGCAAACAGTAGTTGATCAAGCTGACAGTGCAGCCAACAACTTGTCAACAACAGCCGCTGACCGAAAGGGAAACAGCGATTGTGAATCAAGCCAATGGCTTACTCCGAACAGGAGAGCTCAACTGCGACTGATTGACCAAAAGAGGAAGCGTTCCACTACAGAGAAGCCAAATTTAGAACAGCTTATGATTATGCGTTCCTATAATCAAGATAATAATGAGCGTGAGAAAGAACAAACTAAAGAACACACGAACGAAGGAAAAGAGAAGGAACAAAATACGGAAATACTTGACAAAGAAACTCCCATACCCACAGATAATCTGAAAGGTCAGGAGCAGGGTCAGACGTCGTCAAATCGAGACTCTTCCGAGAATTGTTCGTCTCCGAAACCTCTCCGGAGGGCGCAACTTCGGAAGAAGTCGATTGTGGAACAACGGAGGAGAAAATCAATAGCGCAAAGGCCTAATATTGAGGAACTTGAAAATGCAAGGGGAAATAAAGTCGAAGACAGTGAAAATGTTGCCGAAAACAGCTCGCAAAGAATGGCACAGGAGAAAGCTGAAAgcgaaaattttgaaaatactaGGAGACATTCCGGAAACGCAACCAGTGCGAGAGTTTTTGGACAACTTCGTGAGGGCAACATTGGCGAGGGTCTCAAGAGAGAGAACATTGAAGGTCAGCTTGAGCATCTCACTGAAGGACACAAAAAGAGTGAATCGCTGGGAGATGAATCCCCTGTATCGGCAAAATATGTGCTGAGACTGTGGCAGGACCAGGTTTATGAAGCCGAGTTCGCTGCATCGTCTGCAGGGGAAGAATGCGAAGAGAGTCACTCACCTGAAGTGTTGAGGAGAGCATTTGTTAGAAAGCAAGCATACATGGCACAAAGAAGGAAGAAATCAGCAACTGCGAGGCCGGATATACTCAAACTGATAAGCCGAAATGTGGAATGGGAAAGAGAGGACGAGAGCCAAGCAACTGATGGATGTGAAGGCAACAAAGATAACGAGCCTTCTGTTACCGAGAACAATTCATCTGTTGCAGCTGAAGCGAAAGACAATTCAGGTCCACAATGTAATATTTCCCATAAGCAAATCGAAGAAGTCGGACAGTTTTCGCAATTACCACAGGGTGAAGAGAACATGGAACGGATTCCAATCAGGAGAACTCACAGGTGTCCCAACACAGGGCCCTTGCTGGAAACTCGGACACAGAACACTAAACGGGGTAGCTGGTCATCGGTCAGTGGCGAAGAATCTGATGAAAGCGACCAGGAAAGGGTTGTCGTCGCCGAGTCAATCTCCCCCATTGCACAAGGGGGATTAGTAAGAACTTCAAGACGACGGCGTTTGCCTGTTATACCAGACAAGGGGATCAAATTGCCCGTCATTAAGATAGATGACAGCGGAATTTCACGCGGGCTTACCAGTACAACGGCACTTCATCCACCTCTTGAAAGATCACGCTCCGGCTCCACATGTAGCGAAGGTTCGGTGTCGTCTGCTGAGTTGGCCTCCGAGAGAACAAGGTGAGCGACTTTTTTTGCAGTTCTTTTTACCCTCTTATACGAAATGAAGACTCCCGATGCAGTCCGGATTTGTCTGCCTTGTGACCCTCACTGGGCATTTAGAAAGACTTAAAAACTACCATAGGTCATTGCGTCTTCCTcatgaaataaagttattgtattgtattgtattgtattgtaaacaaTTTGTAGCCTAACTTAATGGCAAAAAGCTACGTTAGGGATTCTAAACGCTCTTATTAATCGTGTGACCGACttgttggttggttggttgattgattgattgattgattgattgattgattgattgattgattgaatgattgaTTGACAGAAATTTCAGTGAAAGCGATACAACAAGTACACCAGCCATGTTCAAGAAAACCGATGAGACCAA
The Montipora capricornis isolate CH-2021 chromosome 10, ASM3666992v2, whole genome shotgun sequence genome window above contains:
- the LOC138019273 gene encoding trichohyalin-like, which translates into the protein MVCSKADNKNQISMNSSTNERESIRPLIQILTPDGETIKMSMRENTVIRRVKSDCELLCGIPSDLLVIQLQDRDLRNDDTLSSLNITEGCTLKLTVPQWWQKFISTCYKGDTNQLRKRIHVKMSEISREERSFTAAFIASVKGNHSLMFSAFAGRKINLLNKTKLSGRNLLHAAVYGGSTSCVANILMNGGNALLDAPDEKGETPVGMAERIYGIDGDMVKFLNIYLELHRRETNQSGDSKCFWDNLEKHNDNSGEKSTNNESRNDDGCDSSSTENGIHYRGDQTLEQGELMRPNFEAKEILTNQSDQSFSTVSKINVEDYEARTCDNALVNVNDENVMNTSGSELCNAHASDTGYYSSGSHSIVKDGTKIIWNEDLFTQKNAHSSESEIIEEVFYSGEQTVVDQADSAANNLSTTAADRKGNSDCESSQWLTPNRRAQLRLIDQKRKRSTTEKPNLEQLMIMRSYNQDNNEREKEQTKEHTNEGKEKEQNTEILDKETPIPTDNLKGQEQGQTSSNRDSSENCSSPKPLRRAQLRKKSIVEQRRRKSIAQRPNIEELENARGNKVEDSENVAENSSQRMAQEKAESENFENTRRHSGNATSARVFGQLREGNIGEGLKRENIEGQLEHLTEGHKKSESLGDESPVSAKYVLRLWQDQVYEAEFAASSAGEECEESHSPEVLRRAFVRKQAYMAQRRKKSATARPDILKLISRNVEWEREDESQATDGCEGNKDNEPSVTENNSSVAAEAKDNSGPQCNISHKQIEEVGQFSQLPQGEENMERIPIRRTHRCPNTGPLLETRTQNTKRGSWSSVSGEESDESDQERVVVAESISPIAQGGLVRTSRRRRLPVIPDKGIKLPVIKIDDSGISRGLTSTTALHPPLERSRSGSTCSEGSVSSAELASERTRNFSESDTTSTPAMFKKTDETKGNRLKLRRRSVPTTSFSFNHQHQQPTIRTRKNSIQVEEIEEQGSICELNLLESLRGKKDMDEEERMDRPWNAWISVRRESVQLRNPAENNSQSVLNSKRKSYQQWLSEKELDHLQKLFAKAQENAKTNENHGAKLQKGKTFDEWLEDKRREIESEKEREKGLEENQKIEEDKKHQRRRMSKAKYDKWLMQKEWGALQIEEKMEQEAKQKHELMKKKWEEEDEKKRKNELLLGRTQSLPLEGAAPRITGITRSRHSIK